One stretch of Amycolatopsis sp. NBC_00345 DNA includes these proteins:
- the aroB gene encoding 3-dehydroquinate synthase — MSDNPADPVRIRVATASPYDVVVGRGLLGELTTQLADASKIALIHPPTLTTTAEAVRDELAAAGLDAHRVEIPDAEDGKAFGVASFCWEVLGRIGLDRRGVVVGLGGGAVTDLAGFVAATWMRGVRLVNVPTTLLGMVDAAVGGKTGINTEAGKNLVGVFHEPSAVFADLATLETLPPNELVAGMAEVVKTGFIADPRILELIEQDPAAALDPAGDVLAELVRRSIQVKADVVAADLRESDLREILNYGHTLGHAIERRERYRWRHGAAVSVGLVFAAELARLAGRLDDATAARHASVLKLLGLPTTYDADALPQLVESMKGDKKTRSGVLRFVVLDALAKPGRLEGPDPALLAAAYSAIVDDAPKNSGSVLL, encoded by the coding sequence TGGGCCGCGGCCTGCTCGGCGAGCTCACCACGCAGCTCGCCGACGCGTCGAAGATCGCGCTGATCCACCCGCCGACGCTCACCACCACCGCCGAGGCCGTCCGCGACGAGCTGGCCGCCGCGGGCCTCGACGCGCACCGCGTCGAGATCCCGGACGCCGAGGACGGCAAGGCGTTCGGCGTCGCGAGCTTCTGCTGGGAGGTGCTCGGCCGGATCGGGCTCGACCGCCGCGGGGTGGTCGTCGGCCTCGGCGGCGGCGCGGTCACCGACCTTGCCGGGTTCGTCGCGGCCACCTGGATGCGCGGCGTGCGCCTGGTCAACGTGCCGACCACGCTGCTGGGCATGGTCGACGCGGCCGTCGGCGGCAAGACCGGCATCAACACCGAGGCCGGCAAGAACCTGGTGGGCGTCTTCCACGAGCCGTCCGCCGTGTTCGCCGACCTCGCCACGCTGGAGACGCTGCCGCCGAACGAGCTGGTCGCGGGCATGGCCGAGGTGGTCAAGACCGGCTTCATCGCCGACCCGCGCATCCTCGAGCTGATCGAGCAGGACCCGGCCGCGGCGCTCGACCCCGCCGGTGACGTGCTGGCCGAGCTGGTCCGCCGCTCGATCCAGGTGAAGGCCGACGTCGTCGCCGCCGACCTGCGCGAGTCCGACCTGCGCGAGATCCTCAACTACGGCCACACCCTCGGCCACGCCATCGAACGCCGCGAGCGCTACCGCTGGCGCCACGGCGCGGCGGTGAGCGTGGGCCTCGTCTTCGCCGCGGAGCTCGCGCGGCTCGCCGGCCGGCTCGACGACGCCACAGCGGCGCGCCACGCGTCCGTGCTGAAGCTGCTCGGCCTGCCGACGACGTACGACGCCGACGCGCTGCCCCAGCTCGTCGAAAGCATGAAGGGCGACAAGAAGACCCGCTCCGGCGTGCTCCGGTTCGTGGTCCTCGACGCGCTCGCGAAGCCGGGCCGCCTGGAGGGCCCGGACCCGGCGCTGCTGGCGGCCGCGTACTCCGCGATCGTGGACGACGCCCCGAAGAACAGCGGGAGTGTGCTGCTGTGA
- the aroQ gene encoding type II 3-dehydroquinate dehydratase gives MKAFVFNGPNLGRLGKREPSVYGSTTHEDLAALCVKTGAELGLDVEVRQTDHEGELVGWLHEAADGGYPVVLNAGAWTHYSIAVRDAAAQLTAPLIELHISNVHKREEFRHHSVLSDIATGVIVGLGVDGYALALRWIAANA, from the coding sequence GTGAAGGCGTTCGTGTTCAACGGCCCCAATCTCGGCCGCCTCGGCAAGCGCGAGCCGTCCGTCTACGGCTCCACCACGCACGAGGACCTCGCGGCGCTGTGCGTGAAGACCGGCGCCGAGCTGGGCCTCGACGTCGAGGTCCGGCAGACCGACCACGAGGGCGAACTCGTCGGCTGGCTGCACGAGGCGGCTGACGGCGGTTACCCGGTCGTCCTCAACGCGGGCGCCTGGACGCACTACTCGATCGCCGTCCGCGACGCCGCCGCGCAGCTCACCGCGCCGCTGATCGAGCTGCACATCTCGAACGTGCACAAGCGCGAGGAGTTCCGGCACCACAGCGTGCTCTCGGACATCGCGACCGGCGTGATCGTCGGGCTCGGCGTGGACGGGTACGCGCTCGCGCTGCGCTGGATCGCCGCGAACGCTTAA
- a CDS encoding GNAT family N-acetyltransferase, with amino-acid sequence MNNPPELTTARLKLRALTEADSEAVVEVFTAPEMSRFFKADFSDPAQAREMVARRLAYDGPAGQGHWVIERDGEVAGIAHLRPSTELPGGVSELGYSVAVKHAGQGLASEAARAVVDYGLGALGLPAVWALVHQDNAASLAVTGRLGFLDVGSGVHYGDTHRVLVALPAQHGRPHHIELWVPDLARAERAWGWLLGRLGWREFQRWPAGVSWRLGGTYLVVEASPATTGDSHERTRPGLNHLALHVGTRAEVDELADGGPGWRPLFAERFPYAGGDAHYAAYLENDDGFEVELVAIEGPPHGS; translated from the coding sequence ATGAACAACCCACCCGAACTCACCACCGCGCGGCTCAAGCTGCGGGCGCTGACGGAGGCTGACTCCGAAGCCGTCGTCGAGGTGTTCACCGCTCCGGAGATGAGCCGGTTCTTCAAGGCCGACTTCTCCGATCCCGCGCAGGCACGGGAGATGGTCGCGCGCCGGCTGGCCTACGACGGGCCCGCCGGGCAGGGCCACTGGGTGATCGAGCGGGACGGCGAGGTGGCCGGCATCGCGCACCTGCGGCCGTCCACCGAGCTGCCTGGCGGGGTGTCCGAACTGGGTTACTCCGTGGCGGTAAAGCACGCCGGGCAGGGGCTGGCGAGCGAGGCGGCCCGCGCGGTCGTGGACTACGGCCTCGGCGCGCTCGGGCTGCCCGCGGTGTGGGCGCTGGTGCACCAGGACAACGCGGCCAGCCTGGCCGTGACGGGCCGCCTCGGATTCCTGGACGTCGGCAGCGGCGTCCACTACGGCGACACCCACCGCGTGCTCGTCGCGCTGCCCGCCCAGCACGGGCGGCCCCACCACATCGAGCTGTGGGTGCCGGACCTCGCGCGGGCCGAGCGGGCCTGGGGCTGGCTGCTGGGCCGCCTCGGCTGGCGGGAGTTCCAGCGGTGGCCGGCGGGCGTCAGCTGGCGCCTCGGCGGCACGTACCTCGTGGTCGAGGCTTCGCCCGCGACCACCGGCGACAGCCACGAGCGCACCCGGCCGGGCCTCAACCACCTGGCGCTGCACGTCGGCACCCGCGCGGAGGTCGACGAGCTGGCCGACGGCGGGCCCGGCTGGCGGCCGCTGTTCGCCGAGCGGTTCCCGTACGCCGGCGGGGACGCGCACTACGCGGCCTATCTGGAGAACGACGACGGCTTCGAAGTGGAGCTGGTCGCGATCGAGGGCCCGCCACACGGGAGTTGA
- a CDS encoding beta-xylosidase — translation MRVLLALALAGLVVTGCSDSYAQSQADGPAPGGIAGGKPAAPPKPPRAANAALAVGGARQSPGVVAAGGEDAVYNYGPTVMVDGGKTHMWWCSQYGSAPPPGDDILYAEAATPDGPFTGPGGGAPIPVLSGAPGNFDGMHTCDPSVLRVGTTYYLYYTGAAGDHALGNAIGLATSSDGVHWIRAAGGKPILGPSHDVHRDNVYGAGQPSVVFLDGWYYLIFTDTTGRAAGWNGAGQFVVRSHDPAFAGGVEALGDKGFAPVSSTNAPRERSVVDGFSADLEWVGALDAFAIAHETAAGTTLTFWDRDFTMQPYAPVVIPGAWKEGPGLVRRPDGHAPTSVADPCGTVSFDVVRATVTGESGAPTALQHFGLDVRGSGACADADRVTTTFDGVAMPSPERTMDLFRRGQRIRIDRRSVAATLAGEVVNEPLPPVEGIPVTARLHAGATVVHAYGRGYGVLLGKNVRWGLPDTGSVKLNDSEAKEVDPRQWDAYAIGLPLGG, via the coding sequence GTGCGTGTCCTCCTCGCCCTGGCGCTGGCAGGGCTCGTCGTCACGGGGTGCAGCGACAGCTACGCACAGTCCCAGGCCGACGGCCCCGCTCCCGGCGGCATCGCGGGCGGGAAGCCCGCCGCCCCACCGAAACCCCCGCGGGCCGCGAACGCCGCACTGGCCGTCGGCGGGGCCCGGCAGAGCCCCGGTGTCGTCGCCGCGGGCGGCGAGGACGCGGTGTACAACTACGGCCCCACGGTGATGGTCGACGGCGGCAAGACACACATGTGGTGGTGCAGCCAGTACGGCAGCGCGCCCCCGCCGGGCGACGACATCCTGTACGCCGAGGCGGCCACGCCCGACGGTCCGTTCACCGGACCGGGTGGCGGGGCACCCATCCCGGTGCTGTCGGGCGCGCCGGGCAACTTCGACGGCATGCACACCTGTGACCCGTCCGTGCTGCGCGTCGGCACTACCTACTACCTGTACTACACGGGCGCGGCGGGCGACCACGCGCTCGGCAACGCGATCGGCCTCGCCACCAGCTCCGACGGCGTCCACTGGATCCGCGCTGCGGGCGGCAAGCCGATCCTCGGGCCCTCGCACGACGTGCACCGTGACAACGTCTACGGCGCGGGCCAGCCGTCGGTGGTGTTCCTCGACGGCTGGTACTACCTCATCTTCACCGACACCACCGGCCGCGCGGCGGGCTGGAACGGCGCCGGGCAGTTTGTCGTCCGCTCGCACGACCCGGCGTTCGCCGGTGGCGTGGAAGCGTTGGGGGACAAGGGTTTCGCGCCGGTCTCATCGACGAACGCGCCTCGCGAGCGCTCGGTGGTGGACGGCTTCAGCGCCGACCTGGAGTGGGTCGGCGCGCTCGACGCGTTCGCCATCGCCCACGAGACCGCGGCCGGCACCACGCTGACGTTCTGGGACCGCGACTTCACCATGCAGCCGTACGCGCCCGTCGTGATCCCCGGCGCCTGGAAGGAGGGGCCCGGCCTGGTCCGGCGCCCCGACGGGCACGCGCCGACGTCAGTCGCCGACCCCTGCGGCACGGTCTCGTTCGACGTCGTCCGCGCGACCGTCACCGGCGAGTCCGGGGCCCCGACCGCGTTGCAGCACTTCGGCCTCGACGTGCGCGGCTCCGGCGCCTGCGCGGACGCCGACCGCGTCACCACCACCTTCGACGGCGTCGCGATGCCGTCCCCGGAACGCACGATGGACCTGTTCCGCCGCGGGCAGCGCATCCGGATCGACCGCCGCTCGGTGGCCGCGACGCTGGCGGGCGAGGTCGTGAACGAGCCGCTGCCGCCCGTCGAGGGCATCCCGGTGACGGCCCGGCTGCACGCCGGCGCCACCGTGGTGCACGCCTACGGGCGCGGCTACGGCGTGCTGCTGGGCAAGAACGTGCGGTGGGGCCTGCCCGACACCGGCTCGGTGAAGCTCAACGACTCCGAGGCGAAGGAGGTCGACCCGCGACAGTGGGACGCCTACGCGATCGGCCTGCCGCTGGGCGGCTGA
- a CDS encoding M24 family metallopeptidase, protein MPEIHAHRRGALRSLLAESGVDALLVTDLLNIRYLTGFTGSNAALLVHSGGDGRTVFCTDGRYTTQSAAEVPDLERVIDRASARALARHAAHDHAHHRRTGFESQYVSVEEHEVLKVRFETVDLIRTPGLVEQLRVVKDEVEVEALREACAVADRALADLVAAGGLRAGRTELEVARDLENRMLDHGSAGLSFESIVAAGPNSAIPHHRPTGAELRAGDFVKLDFGATVDGYHSDMTRTFVLGEPADWQRELYDLVHRAQAAGTEAVRPGAVVSEVDAAARSVIVGAGRGEEFSHGLGHGVGLEVHEAPSFATTGVGTLTAGMAVTVEPGVYLAGRGGVRIEDTLVVRDTGPELLTLSTKDLVVVR, encoded by the coding sequence GTGCCTGAAATCCACGCTCACCGGCGCGGCGCGCTGCGGTCCCTGCTCGCCGAGTCCGGGGTCGACGCGCTGCTGGTCACCGACCTGCTCAACATCCGCTACCTGACCGGGTTCACCGGCTCGAACGCCGCGCTGCTCGTGCACTCCGGCGGCGACGGGCGCACGGTGTTCTGCACCGACGGCCGTTACACCACGCAGTCGGCGGCCGAGGTGCCCGACCTGGAGCGCGTGATCGACCGCGCGAGCGCCCGCGCGCTGGCGCGCCACGCCGCGCACGACCACGCCCACCACCGGCGGACCGGCTTCGAGAGCCAGTACGTCAGCGTCGAGGAGCACGAGGTGCTCAAGGTCCGGTTCGAGACCGTGGACCTGATCCGCACGCCCGGACTGGTCGAGCAGCTGCGCGTGGTCAAGGACGAGGTGGAGGTCGAGGCCCTGCGCGAGGCCTGCGCGGTCGCCGACCGGGCGCTCGCCGACCTGGTCGCGGCCGGTGGCCTGCGCGCCGGCCGCACCGAGCTGGAAGTGGCCCGCGACCTGGAGAACCGGATGCTGGACCACGGTTCGGCCGGGCTCTCGTTCGAGTCGATCGTGGCCGCGGGGCCGAATTCCGCGATCCCGCACCACCGGCCCACCGGGGCCGAACTGCGCGCGGGCGACTTCGTGAAGCTCGACTTCGGCGCCACCGTCGACGGCTACCACTCGGACATGACCCGCACGTTCGTGCTCGGCGAGCCCGCGGACTGGCAGCGCGAGCTCTACGACCTGGTCCACCGCGCGCAGGCGGCCGGCACCGAGGCCGTCCGCCCGGGCGCCGTGGTGTCCGAAGTGGACGCCGCCGCCCGGTCCGTGATCGTCGGCGCGGGCCGCGGGGAGGAGTTCTCCCACGGCCTCGGGCACGGCGTCGGACTCGAGGTGCACGAGGCGCCCAGCTTCGCTACCACGGGCGTCGGTACACTGACCGCCGGTATGGCGGTCACCGTCGAGCCCGGCGTATACCTCGCGGGTCGCGGTGGCGTGCGCATCGAGGACACGCTCGTCGTGCGGGACACCGGGCCCGAACTCCTCACCCTGAGCACCAAGGACCTCGTGGTCGTCCGATAG
- the efp gene encoding elongation factor P: MATTNDLKNGLVLNLEGQLWTVTAFQHVKPGKGGAFVRTTLKHVLTGKVVDKTFNAGTKVDTATVDRRNMTYLYKDGQDFVFMDADTYDQITVPPETVADNANYMLENTDVQVAVHNEVPLYVELPTSVEILIQHTDPGLQGDRSTGGTKPATLETGAEIQVPLFLSTGEKIKVDTRDGRYLGRVSS; this comes from the coding sequence GTGGCCACCACCAACGACCTGAAGAACGGGCTCGTCCTCAACCTCGAGGGCCAGCTGTGGACCGTCACCGCGTTCCAGCACGTCAAGCCGGGCAAGGGCGGCGCCTTCGTGCGCACCACCCTCAAGCACGTGCTGACGGGGAAGGTCGTCGACAAGACCTTCAACGCGGGCACGAAGGTCGACACGGCCACCGTGGACCGCCGGAACATGACCTACCTGTACAAGGACGGCCAGGACTTCGTGTTCATGGACGCCGACACCTACGACCAGATCACGGTGCCGCCCGAGACCGTGGCCGACAACGCCAACTACATGCTGGAGAACACCGACGTCCAGGTCGCGGTGCACAACGAGGTGCCGCTGTACGTCGAGCTGCCGACCTCGGTCGAGATCCTGATCCAGCACACCGACCCCGGCCTGCAGGGCGACCGCTCGACCGGCGGCACCAAGCCGGCCACGCTGGAGACCGGCGCGGAGATCCAGGTCCCGCTGTTCCTCTCCACCGGCGAGAAGATCAAGGTCGACACCCGCGACGGCCGCTACCTCGGCCGCGTCTCCAGCTGA
- the nusB gene encoding transcription antitermination factor NusB, protein MPDKLPPHPNRGGSISRRQARRRAVEMLYEAAQRDADAVTLLADRVGAVEVDPVADYTIAVVEGVTTRREQIDELLSEHSQGWTLDRMPPVDLAVLRVGVYEMLWSADVPDAVAIDEAVGLAKELSTDDSPRFVNGVLGRIGTIADRLRAVL, encoded by the coding sequence ATGCCGGACAAGCTGCCGCCGCACCCGAACCGCGGCGGGTCGATCAGCCGCAGGCAGGCCCGCCGCCGGGCGGTCGAGATGCTGTACGAGGCCGCCCAGCGCGACGCCGACGCGGTCACGCTGCTGGCGGACCGGGTCGGCGCGGTGGAGGTCGACCCGGTCGCGGACTACACGATCGCGGTCGTGGAGGGCGTCACCACGCGGCGGGAGCAGATCGACGAGCTGCTGTCCGAGCACTCGCAGGGCTGGACCCTGGACCGGATGCCGCCGGTCGACCTCGCGGTGCTGCGCGTGGGCGTCTACGAGATGCTGTGGTCGGCCGACGTGCCGGACGCGGTCGCCATCGACGAGGCCGTGGGCCTGGCCAAGGAACTCTCCACGGACGACTCGCCCCGCTTCGTCAACGGCGTGCTGGGCCGCATCGGCACGATCGCCGACCGGCTCCGCGCGGTCCTGTAG
- the bldD gene encoding transcriptional regulator BldD, with the protein MGDYAKALGAKLRGIRQQQGLSLHGVEQKSGGRWKAVVVGSYERGDRAVTVQKLAELADFYGVPVVELLPEGRVPSGAEPATKIVINLERLQQLPAEKVGPLARYAATIQSQRGDYNGKVLSIRTEDLRSLAIIYDMTPGELTEQLIDWGVLPPEARPSKED; encoded by the coding sequence ATGGGCGATTACGCCAAGGCGCTCGGGGCCAAGCTCCGCGGGATCCGCCAGCAGCAGGGCCTTTCCCTGCACGGGGTCGAGCAGAAGTCGGGCGGCCGCTGGAAGGCCGTCGTCGTCGGCTCGTACGAGCGTGGCGATCGGGCCGTCACCGTCCAGAAGCTGGCCGAGCTGGCCGACTTCTACGGCGTGCCGGTGGTCGAACTGCTGCCGGAGGGCCGCGTGCCCTCGGGCGCCGAGCCCGCCACGAAGATCGTGATAAATTTGGAGCGGCTCCAGCAGCTACCCGCGGAGAAGGTCGGCCCGCTCGCGCGGTACGCGGCGACGATCCAGAGCCAGCGCGGGGACTACAACGGCAAGGTGCTCTCGATCCGCACCGAGGACCTGCGGTCACTGGCCATCATCTACGACATGACCCCCGGCGAGCTCACCGAGCAGCTCATCGACTGGGGCGTCCTGCCGCCAGAGGCCCGTCCGTCCAAAGAAGACTGA
- the pyrR gene encoding bifunctional pyr operon transcriptional regulator/uracil phosphoribosyltransferase PyrR, with product MSSRPRGAAEPAGERELLSAGDVARTIARMAHQVIEKTAGPPGDIAPPVLLGIPTRGTPLALRLAQKIGEFAGTTPPTGALDVTLYRDDLRRRPPRALEQTQLPASGIDDRLVILVDDVLFSGRTIRAALDALRDQGRPRAVQLAVLVDRGHRELPIRADYVGKNVPTARAEGVSVLLTETDGRDAVLLRAPEGETR from the coding sequence TTGTCGTCACGTCCGCGTGGCGCGGCGGAGCCGGCCGGGGAGCGCGAGCTCCTTTCCGCCGGCGATGTTGCGCGCACCATCGCCCGGATGGCCCACCAGGTCATCGAGAAGACCGCCGGTCCACCGGGTGACATCGCACCCCCGGTGCTGCTGGGCATTCCCACCCGCGGCACCCCGCTGGCCTTGCGGCTGGCCCAGAAGATCGGCGAGTTCGCCGGCACCACGCCCCCCACGGGCGCCCTCGACGTTACCCTGTACCGCGACGACCTGCGCCGCCGTCCGCCGCGCGCGCTGGAGCAGACGCAGCTGCCCGCGTCCGGCATCGACGACCGGCTGGTGATCCTGGTCGACGACGTGCTGTTCTCCGGGCGCACCATCCGCGCCGCGCTCGACGCCCTGCGGGACCAGGGCCGGCCCCGCGCCGTCCAGCTCGCCGTGCTCGTCGACCGCGGCCACCGGGAGCTGCCGATCCGCGCCGACTACGTCGGGAAGAACGTGCCCACCGCACGGGCCGAGGGCGTGTCCGTGCTGCTGACCGAAACGGACGGCCGGGACGCGGTCCTGCTCCGCGCCCCGGAAGGAGAAACCCGGTGA
- a CDS encoding aspartate carbamoyltransferase catalytic subunit codes for MKHLLATDGLDADTATAVLDTADELKHTLLGREVKKLPTLRGRTVITLFYENSTRTRVSFEIAGKWMSADVINVSAASSSVNKGESLRDTALTLAAAGADCVIVRHPASGAAHRLSGWLAAAGTAVVNAGDGTHEHPTQALLDAATLRERLGSLAGRRVAIVGDVLHSRVARSNIHLLSTLGVEVVLVAPPTLLPVGVETLPVTVSHDLDAELPAVDAVMMLRVQAERMTGGFFPSSREYSISYGLSERRLGLLPEHAVVLHPGPMLRGMEIASAVADSPASAITEQVRNGVHVRMAVLYHLLASEGDAA; via the coding sequence GTGAAGCACCTGCTCGCCACGGACGGGCTGGACGCCGACACCGCCACAGCCGTCCTCGACACCGCCGACGAGCTGAAGCACACGCTGCTCGGCCGCGAAGTCAAGAAGCTGCCGACGCTGCGCGGCCGCACGGTGATCACCCTGTTCTACGAGAACTCCACCCGCACCCGCGTCTCGTTCGAGATCGCGGGCAAGTGGATGAGCGCCGACGTGATCAACGTCTCGGCGGCCAGCTCGTCGGTGAACAAGGGGGAGTCGCTGCGGGACACCGCGCTCACCCTGGCCGCCGCGGGCGCCGACTGCGTGATCGTCCGGCACCCCGCCTCCGGCGCCGCCCACCGGCTGTCCGGCTGGCTCGCCGCGGCAGGCACCGCCGTGGTCAACGCGGGCGACGGCACGCACGAGCACCCGACGCAGGCGCTGCTCGACGCCGCCACCCTGCGGGAGCGGCTCGGCTCGCTGGCCGGCCGCCGTGTGGCGATCGTCGGCGACGTGCTGCACAGCCGCGTCGCGCGCTCGAACATCCACCTGCTCAGCACCCTCGGGGTGGAGGTGGTGCTGGTCGCGCCGCCGACGCTGCTGCCGGTCGGCGTCGAGACCCTGCCCGTCACGGTCTCGCACGACCTGGACGCGGAGCTGCCCGCCGTCGACGCGGTGATGATGCTGCGTGTGCAGGCCGAGCGGATGACCGGCGGGTTCTTCCCCTCGTCGCGGGAGTACTCGATCTCCTACGGCCTGTCCGAGCGGCGCCTTGGCCTGCTGCCGGAGCACGCCGTGGTGCTGCACCCCGGGCCGATGCTGCGCGGGATGGAGATCGCCTCGGCGGTCGCCGACTCCCCGGCCTCGGCCATCACCGAACAGGTCCGCAACGGCGTCCACGTGCGCATGGCGGTCCTCTACCACCTCTTGGCCAGTGAAGGAGACGCCGCGTGA
- a CDS encoding dihydroorotase, which yields MNLVIKGARPYGEGDPVDVLVEDGVITAIGAVEVPDGAEVLDAAGQVLLPGFVDLHTHLREPGREDTETIETGSAAAALGGYTAVFAMANTDPVADNALVVDHVWRRGQEAGLVDVHPVGAVTVGLKGEKLAELGTMAKGTARVRVFSDDGLCVADPLLMRRALEYSTALDAVIAQHAEEPRLTVGAQAHEGEQAARLGYPGWPASAEESIVARDCLLARHAKARLHVCHVSTAGTVDVLRWAKDRGTKVSAEVTPHHLLLTDERLATYDPVNKVNPPLRTGGDIEKLRAALAEGVIDCVATDHAPHAVQEKDTEWSVARPGMLGLQTALSVVAETMVKTGLLDWRGVARVMSERPAAIGSLPDHGRPIEAGEPANLTLVDPDAEWTVRGAELASISANTPYEGMSLPGVVTATVLRGRITAREGKIC from the coding sequence GTGAACCTTGTGATCAAGGGCGCCCGCCCGTACGGGGAGGGCGACCCGGTCGACGTCCTCGTCGAGGACGGGGTGATCACCGCGATCGGCGCCGTCGAGGTGCCGGACGGCGCCGAGGTGCTCGACGCCGCGGGCCAGGTCCTGTTGCCCGGCTTCGTCGACCTGCACACCCACCTGCGCGAGCCCGGCCGCGAGGACACCGAGACGATCGAGACCGGCTCGGCCGCCGCGGCGCTGGGCGGCTACACCGCCGTGTTCGCCATGGCCAACACCGACCCGGTGGCCGACAACGCGCTGGTCGTCGACCACGTGTGGCGGCGCGGGCAGGAGGCCGGCCTGGTCGATGTGCACCCGGTCGGCGCGGTCACGGTCGGGCTCAAGGGCGAGAAGCTCGCCGAGCTCGGCACCATGGCCAAGGGCACCGCGCGGGTGCGGGTGTTCTCCGACGACGGCCTCTGCGTCGCCGACCCGCTGCTGATGCGCCGCGCGCTGGAGTACTCCACCGCGCTCGACGCCGTGATCGCCCAGCACGCGGAGGAGCCGCGGCTGACCGTCGGCGCGCAGGCGCACGAGGGCGAGCAGGCGGCCCGGCTGGGCTACCCGGGCTGGCCGGCGTCGGCCGAGGAGTCGATCGTGGCGCGCGACTGCTTGCTCGCGCGGCACGCGAAGGCCCGGCTGCACGTCTGCCACGTCTCCACCGCGGGCACCGTGGACGTGCTGCGGTGGGCGAAGGACCGTGGCACCAAGGTTTCGGCCGAGGTGACGCCGCACCACCTGCTGCTCACCGACGAGCGGCTGGCCACCTACGACCCGGTGAACAAGGTGAACCCGCCGCTGCGCACCGGGGGTGACATCGAGAAGCTGCGCGCCGCGCTGGCCGAGGGGGTGATCGACTGCGTCGCCACCGACCACGCCCCGCACGCCGTGCAGGAGAAGGACACCGAGTGGAGCGTCGCGCGGCCGGGCATGCTCGGCCTGCAGACCGCGCTGTCGGTGGTCGCCGAGACGATGGTGAAGACCGGCCTGCTCGACTGGCGCGGGGTGGCCAGGGTGATGAGCGAGCGGCCCGCCGCGATCGGCAGCCTGCCCGACCACGGCCGTCCGATCGAGGCCGGCGAGCCCGCCAACCTGACCCTGGTCGACCCGGACGCCGAGTGGACCGTGCGCGGCGCCGAGCTGGCCAGTATCTCCGCCAACACCCCGTACGAGGGAATGAGCCTGCCCGGCGTGGTGACGGCGACCGTGCTGCGCGGGCGGATCACCGCGCGCGAAGGGAAGATCTGCTGA
- a CDS encoding PH-like domain-containing protein, giving the protein MDRVLLTLGIVVFFLLCLWGMWLGWRRKSRAQSVQVPPFPEIPGEPGEALLESTGLYVSTTTAGHWQDRVVTRGAGLRSGAVWRLHPGGIAVERGGAPDFWIPREAVTGVRRDSRIAGKVMGTDALLIITWRAGEAELDTGFRGDELDDYPQWIDQLSEHDIKGGAQ; this is encoded by the coding sequence ATGGACCGGGTCCTTCTCACACTGGGGATCGTCGTCTTCTTCCTGCTCTGCCTGTGGGGCATGTGGCTGGGCTGGCGGCGAAAGTCCCGCGCGCAGAGCGTTCAGGTGCCGCCGTTCCCGGAGATTCCCGGGGAGCCCGGTGAGGCCCTGCTGGAGTCGACCGGGCTCTACGTCAGCACGACGACCGCGGGCCACTGGCAGGACCGCGTGGTCACCCGCGGCGCCGGGCTGCGCAGCGGCGCGGTCTGGCGGCTGCACCCGGGCGGCATCGCCGTGGAGCGTGGCGGGGCGCCGGACTTCTGGATCCCGCGCGAGGCGGTCACCGGCGTCCGCCGCGACTCGCGGATCGCCGGGAAGGTGATGGGCACCGACGCGTTGCTCATCATCACCTGGCGGGCCGGGGAGGCCGAGCTGGACACCGGCTTCCGCGGCGACGAGCTAGACGACTATCCACAATGGATCGACCAGCTTTCCGAACACGACATCAAGGGAGGTGCCCAGTGA